One region of Limnospira fusiformis SAG 85.79 genomic DNA includes:
- a CDS encoding geranylgeranyl reductase family protein, whose amino-acid sequence MIFDCIIVGSGPAGATAAYHLAKKGHSILVIDKAILPRYKPCGGGVSPIVQDWFDFDFSPAISLKTVMVYYTWNKSEPIEVELKINPIWMVRREVFDYFILKQAISKGATVRDNTEVLGIEFQSDRWLVKTPEDTYTGRYLIGADGAKGPLAKWLGFTKQKKLVAGALELEIPTSKPVDMKTYFEFGLVNSGYGWNFPKADGYSLGAGAFSKQRKAQNFKRILEDYATFFNLNLDNATECGHPISLWDGQQKLHTQNAVLAGEAACVVDPFTAEGIRPSIFSGLKAAEAINQALGGDINALDKYTEVMNEEWGNQMMFAQKLAQIFYRFPQLGYQIAVKKPSATATMSRIFAGELSYSDVANKGIKLLQKSLFNFNSK is encoded by the coding sequence ATGATTTTTGATTGTATTATTGTAGGTTCAGGTCCAGCGGGAGCCACAGCAGCCTATCATTTGGCGAAAAAAGGTCATTCGATTTTAGTTATTGATAAGGCGATTTTGCCACGATATAAACCCTGTGGGGGTGGAGTTTCTCCGATAGTTCAGGATTGGTTTGATTTCGATTTTTCTCCGGCAATTTCCCTGAAAACTGTTATGGTTTATTATACCTGGAATAAATCGGAACCCATAGAGGTGGAATTAAAAATAAATCCGATTTGGATGGTCAGGCGAGAGGTTTTTGATTATTTTATTCTGAAACAGGCTATCAGTAAAGGGGCTACAGTTAGAGATAATACCGAGGTTCTGGGGATAGAATTTCAGAGCGATCGCTGGTTAGTTAAAACCCCGGAAGATACCTACACTGGTCGTTATTTAATTGGTGCGGATGGTGCTAAAGGTCCTCTAGCCAAATGGTTAGGATTTACCAAACAAAAGAAACTGGTAGCGGGGGCGTTAGAATTAGAAATACCGACATCTAAACCTGTGGATATGAAGACATATTTTGAATTTGGTTTAGTCAATAGTGGTTATGGCTGGAATTTCCCTAAAGCTGACGGCTATTCTCTGGGGGCTGGAGCTTTTTCTAAACAACGCAAAGCACAAAATTTCAAACGAATATTAGAAGATTATGCGACATTTTTTAACCTGAATTTAGATAATGCTACTGAATGCGGACATCCAATTTCTCTGTGGGATGGTCAACAAAAATTACATACCCAAAATGCAGTTTTAGCAGGAGAAGCCGCCTGTGTGGTTGATCCATTTACGGCTGAGGGTATTCGTCCATCTATTTTTAGTGGTTTAAAAGCGGCTGAAGCCATTAATCAAGCGCTAGGGGGGGATATTAATGCTTTAGATAAGTACACAGAAGTTATGAATGAGGAATGGGGTAATCAGATGATGTTTGCTCAGAAATTAGCTCAAATATTTTACCGTTTTCCTCAATTAGGTTATCAAATAGCTGTCAAAAAACCTTCAGCCACAGCGACTATGAGCCGCATATTTGCGGGAGAGTTGAGTTATTCAGATGTAGCCAACAAAGGTATTAAACTGTTGCAAAAATCCCTATTTAACTTTAATTCCAAATAA